The genomic segment GACCACCGCAGCGCGCGAAGCGCTGGAGCGTGTCCGCATTCCCGATGCCGCCCGGCGTCTCTCCTACTATCCCCACCAACTGTCCGGTGGCATGCGTCAGAGGGTGATGATCGCCATGGCGCTGGCCAGCAGTCCGCGCCTGCTCATCGCCGATGAGCCCACGACCGCGCTGGACGTCACCGTCCAGGCGCAGATCATGGCGCTGCTCGATGAGCTGCGGCGCGAGATGGGCATGGGCATGATCTTCATCACACACGACATCGGCCTCGTTGCCGGCATCGCCGACAAGGTGATGGTCATGCAGGGGGGCATTGCCGTCGAGCAGGGGGAGCTGGGCGCCATCCTCGACAATCCACAGCACCCCTATACGCAGCACCTGCTGACCGCAGTGCCCCATTTCAGCAACGGCACCGCCGTCAGGACGGACCGGGTCGAGGCGGACGTGAAGGACGCCCCGATCGTTACGGTGGCCGACCTGGCCGTGCGTTTTCCGGTGCGTTCGGGGGTTTTCCGCCGCCAGACGGGAGCCGTCCACGCGGTAGACGGGGTCAATTTTGAGCTCCGCCGCGGGCGGACCCTCGCCATCGTGGGTGAAAGTGGATCGGGCAAGTCGACGACGGCCCGCGCCCTGATGGGCCTCGTTCGACCTACCAGGGGCGTGATCGAGACCAGCGAGACCCGGCCAGGCCGACACTCCTCGGAACGGCCTCTCCAGATGGTGTTCCAGGATCCCTTCGCCTCGCTCAATCCGCGCCTGACCGTCAGGGGCCTTCTGGCGGAGCCGGCGATTGCCGCCGGCATCCCCAATGACGCCGAGCTCGTGCGCAAGATGGAGGCGCTGCTCGAACGGGTCGGGCTGAAGCCCGACAGCCTCGAGCGCTACCCGCACGAGTTCTCCGGCGGACAGCGCCAGCGCCTGTGCATCGCCCGGGCCCTGATGCTCAACCCCGACGTCGTCGTTCTCGATGAGGCCGTCTCGGCGCTCGACGTTTCCGTGCAGGCGCGCGTGCTCGAGCTGCTCGTGGACCTGCAGCACGAATATGGCCT from the Youhaiella tibetensis genome contains:
- a CDS encoding ABC transporter ATP-binding protein, which produces MTPLLSVKDLRVGFGRDPKANEVVHGVSFEISAGETVAIVGESGSGKSVTALSVNRLVDFGGGRVTAGSIAFQRDDGSVLDLVAADESRLETIRGREIGMIFQEPMTSLNPVHTIGWQIEEAFRLHKGLRGRAATTAAREALERVRIPDAARRLSYYPHQLSGGMRQRVMIAMALASSPRLLIADEPTTALDVTVQAQIMALLDELRREMGMGMIFITHDIGLVAGIADKVMVMQGGIAVEQGELGAILDNPQHPYTQHLLTAVPHFSNGTAVRTDRVEADVKDAPIVTVADLAVRFPVRSGVFRRQTGAVHAVDGVNFELRRGRTLAIVGESGSGKSTTARALMGLVRPTRGVIETSETRPGRHSSERPLQMVFQDPFASLNPRLTVRGLLAEPAIAAGIPNDAELVRKMEALLERVGLKPDSLERYPHEFSGGQRQRLCIARALMLNPDVVVLDEAVSALDVSVQARVLELLVDLQHEYGLAYLFISHDMAVVERIAHRVAVMFAGQIVEIGEASSVLSNPQHSYTKRLISAVPSVDRRHQRFELDTRQVPSLVRPAGFEPEPAQWREVGADHRARVEMTGSDS